The following proteins are co-located in the Tolypothrix sp. NIES-4075 genome:
- a CDS encoding class I fructose-bisphosphate aldolase: MTSTLSAPNSIESLLGKEAEDLLTFKAKVSSDLLHLPGPDFVDRVWINSDRNPQVLRNLQLLYSTGRLANTGYLSILPVDQGIEHSAGASFAPNPMYFDSENIVKLAIAAECNAVATTLGVLGSVSRKYAHKIPFIVKLNHNELLTFPNQFDQVMFGDVEQAWNLGAAAVGATIYFGSEQSTRQIQEVSHAFKRAHELGMVTILWCYLRNNAFKQDKDYHLAADLTGQANHLGVTIEADIIKQKLPEVNNGYGAVAKATGKSYGKTHEKVYTDLTTDHPIDLTRYQVLNCYCGRAGLINSGGASGKSDFAEAVRTAVINKRAGGTGLISGRKTFQRPFDEGVKLFHAIQDVYLSKDVTIA, translated from the coding sequence ATGACTTCAACGCTATCTGCGCCTAATTCTATCGAATCGTTGCTAGGTAAAGAAGCAGAAGACCTGCTTACATTTAAAGCAAAGGTTTCCTCAGATTTATTGCATTTACCCGGACCCGACTTTGTAGATCGAGTTTGGATAAACAGCGATCGCAATCCGCAAGTTTTGCGAAATCTCCAGCTTTTATATTCTACAGGTCGTTTGGCGAATACTGGTTATCTGTCGATTTTACCAGTTGACCAAGGTATCGAACACTCAGCCGGCGCATCTTTTGCACCCAACCCGATGTACTTCGATTCGGAAAATATTGTCAAGTTAGCGATCGCTGCCGAATGTAACGCTGTCGCTACCACTTTAGGAGTATTGGGTAGCGTTTCTCGCAAATACGCTCACAAAATTCCTTTTATCGTCAAACTCAACCACAACGAATTGTTAACTTTCCCGAATCAATTCGACCAAGTTATGTTTGGTGATGTCGAACAAGCTTGGAATTTGGGTGCAGCTGCGGTGGGTGCGACAATTTATTTTGGCTCAGAACAATCCACCAGGCAAATTCAAGAAGTCAGCCACGCATTTAAACGCGCTCACGAATTGGGGATGGTAACAATTCTTTGGTGTTATCTGCGTAATAACGCTTTTAAACAAGATAAGGATTATCACCTTGCCGCTGACCTCACCGGACAAGCGAATCATTTGGGTGTAACGATTGAAGCTGACATCATCAAACAAAAGTTACCCGAAGTTAACAACGGTTACGGAGCCGTTGCCAAAGCGACAGGTAAAAGTTACGGCAAAACCCATGAAAAAGTTTACACCGACTTGACAACCGACCACCCCATCGATTTGACTCGTTACCAGGTGCTAAATTGCTACTGCGGACGTGCTGGTTTGATTAATTCTGGTGGTGCGTCTGGTAAAAGCGACTTTGCGGAAGCGGTTCGCACTGCTGTAATTAACAAGCGTGCCGGTGGTACAGGTTTAATTTCTGGACGCAAGACATTCCAACGTCCTTTTGACGAAGGGGTGAAGCTGTTTCACGCGATTCAGGATGTTTATTTGTCGAAAGATGTAACGATAGCTTAG
- a CDS encoding protein-S-isoprenylcysteine O-methyltransferase → MSELTRKIVFLICFVTIYAIRFYFARQVKQNKITDNRKTIQETFLLSLTVVGMFILPLIGIFTPWLKFAAYNLPSWTGWLGVVVFSLAIWLFWRSHTDLSLNWSASLQIRENHSLVQTGVYQYIRHPMYAAFWLWGIAQILLLHNWIYGLSYIISFLPMYFLRISQEEQMMIDTFGEQYRDYMTHTGRVIPKLYQERLESEE, encoded by the coding sequence ATGTCTGAACTTACCCGAAAAATTGTCTTTCTCATCTGCTTCGTCACCATATACGCGATTCGCTTTTATTTTGCCCGACAGGTAAAACAAAACAAAATTACAGATAACCGTAAAACCATTCAAGAGACATTCCTGCTATCCTTAACAGTTGTCGGAATGTTTATTTTACCTTTAATTGGTATCTTTACCCCTTGGTTGAAATTTGCTGCATATAATCTACCAAGTTGGACAGGTTGGCTTGGAGTGGTTGTTTTCTCCTTAGCGATTTGGCTATTTTGGCGATCGCATACAGACTTGAGTTTAAATTGGTCAGCTTCCCTACAAATTCGAGAGAACCATTCACTAGTTCAAACAGGAGTCTATCAATACATTCGACATCCGATGTATGCAGCCTTTTGGCTTTGGGGAATCGCCCAAATTCTGCTTTTACACAACTGGATTTATGGCTTGTCTTATATCATATCGTTTCTGCCGATGTATTTTTTGCGAATTTCTCAAGAAGAGCAGATGATGATCGATACATTTGGAGAGCAATATCGAGATTATATGACCCATACAGGGCGAGTAATTCCCAAATTGTATCAAGAAAGATTAGAGAGTGAAGAATAG
- a CDS encoding TrbC/VirB2 family protein → MLAFNRIFNQLRRTIAIAFLAGLVFLTSLPASAQAVGDDDYVESGKRAAEVIPKDLGTGIKQKNPGEMLKRFASELTNEPQKRSFGAKDYERSEIEQELARNKAQRGDYDANIEKVKRETSQ, encoded by the coding sequence ATGTTGGCATTCAACAGAATATTTAATCAATTGCGTCGCACAATAGCGATCGCTTTCTTAGCTGGTTTAGTCTTCTTAACTAGCTTACCAGCCTCCGCTCAAGCCGTAGGCGATGATGATTATGTCGAAAGCGGTAAGCGTGCAGCAGAAGTCATTCCTAAGGATTTGGGAACTGGAATTAAGCAAAAAAATCCTGGGGAAATGCTGAAGCGCTTTGCCTCAGAATTAACTAACGAACCGCAAAAACGCTCTTTTGGGGCAAAAGATTACGAACGTAGCGAAATTGAACAAGAACTCGCTCGCAACAAAGCGCAACGTGGAGATTACGATGCAAACATTGAAAAAGTAAAACGCGAAACTTCTCAGTAA